The Entelurus aequoreus isolate RoL-2023_Sb linkage group LG23, RoL_Eaeq_v1.1, whole genome shotgun sequence genome has a window encoding:
- the LOC133640895 gene encoding lysyl oxidase homolog 3B-like, with product MLAAKHFLLLLVAMCSPRCSAQSTPAGATTLAAPGPSPPLATPQPLAERLKVRLAGYPRKHNEGRVELFHKGEWGTICDDDFSIANANVLCRQLGFVAATGWTHSAKYGKGQGQIWLDNVMCGGGEKSVHLCKSRGWGNSDCTHDEDAGVVCKDERIPGFVDTNVIEAHVDEDQLEEVRLRPVAAAAKKKLPVTEGVVEVRYKDGWAQVCDVGWTARNTRVVCGMLGFPHERKVNKNFYRSVLVLLDQGF from the exons ATGTTGGCTGCAAAgcacttcctcctcctcctcgtcgccATGTGTTCGCCGCGCTGCTCGGCGCAGTCGACGCCGGCCGGCGCCACCACGCTCGCCGCCCCCGGCCCCTCGCCGCCGCTCGCCACCCCGCAGCCGCTGGCGGAGAGGTTAAAGGTGCGGCTGGCCGGCTACCCGCGCAAACACAACGAGGGCCGCGTGGAGCTCTTCCACAAGGGCGAGTGGGGCACCATCTGTGATGACGACTTCTCCATCGCCAACGCCAACGTGCTGTGCCGCCAGCTGGGCTTCGTGGCCGCCACCGGGTGGACGCACAGCGCCAAGTACGGCAAGGGGCAAG GTCAAATCTGGCTGGACAACGTGATGTGCGGCGGGGGCGAGAAGAGCGTCCACCTGTGCAAGTCTCGGGGCTGGGGGAACAGCGACTGCACCCACGACGAAGACGCCGGAGTGGTGTGCAAAGACGAGAGGATCCCCGGCTTCGTGGACACCAACGTCATCGAG GCTCACGTGGACGAGGACCAACTGGAGGAGGTGCGTCTCCGGCCGGTGGCGGCGGCGGCCAAGAAGAAGCTGCCGGTCACGGAGGGCGTGGTGGAGGTGAGGTACAAGGACGGCTGGGCGCAGGTCTGCGACGTGGGCTGGACGGCCAGGAACACCCGTGTGGTCTGCGGCATGCTGGGATTCCCTCACGAGAGGAAGGTCAACAAGAACTTCTACAGGTCGGTACTTGTTCTCTTGGATCAGGGGTTCTGA